One window of Trinickia caryophylli genomic DNA carries:
- the sctR gene encoding type III secretion system export apparatus subunit SctR, with protein sequence MALLNQPLQLVVLLFALSILPLLVVLGSAFLKLAIVFSLLRNALGTQQVPPNLALYGLALILTVFVMAPVGLQVHDNLAQHPLELQASDFTGQAESSVLAPYRAFLERNTEPDQIRFFSDIGNRIWPAPYRARISDRSLLVLLPAFTVSQLKEAFKIGLLLYLPFIIIDLVVSNVLLAMGMMMVSPITISLPLKLLVFVLMHGWQKLIGQLLLSFA encoded by the coding sequence GTGGCATTGCTGAATCAACCGCTGCAACTGGTCGTCCTGCTCTTCGCGCTTTCGATTCTGCCGCTCCTCGTGGTGCTCGGCAGCGCGTTCCTGAAGCTCGCCATCGTTTTTTCCCTGCTGCGCAACGCCCTGGGTACGCAGCAGGTGCCGCCCAACCTCGCCCTCTACGGCCTCGCGCTGATACTGACGGTGTTCGTCATGGCTCCCGTCGGGCTCCAGGTTCACGACAACCTCGCGCAACACCCGCTCGAATTGCAGGCGAGCGACTTCACTGGGCAGGCCGAATCGAGCGTGCTCGCGCCCTACCGTGCGTTCCTCGAGCGCAACACCGAACCCGACCAGATCCGGTTCTTTTCCGATATCGGCAACAGAATATGGCCCGCGCCGTACCGCGCGCGGATTTCGGATCGGTCACTGCTCGTGCTGCTGCCGGCCTTCACGGTCAGTCAGTTGAAAGAGGCGTTCAAGATCGGGCTTTTGCTCTACCTGCCCTTCATCATCATCGATCTCGTCGTGTCGAACGTGTTGCTCGCCATGGGCATGATGATGGTCTCGCCGATCACGATCTCGCTGCCGCTCAAGCTGCTCGTGTTCGTGCTCATGCACGGCTGGCAAAAGCTGATCGGTCAGTTGCTGCTCTCGTTCGCCTGA
- a CDS encoding FliM/FliN family flagellar motor switch protein: MIGLPRLDSHEARLLRKVGAGLRVETGEHALALGYRDAGGESGVTLCGMLEGAPVRLWVDARQWCGWLAPMLSVADVSQIPEALHPLLCAWTFETFGEALTASAHSEAAVPWPVGIDARRGRAGRRCGWWLASTYGERRLDARVLEAPLNWLEALADRLASASGDALAAGDAREAGEPPAVPRIRASLVAGWSGVPGTAAQNLRVGDALVLRRAYDVAQGEFALFCPAPLARIRRREAGAFSIEECMNEFDDWLDVEPAPVAAPAPGDEPGPASAPAGMPPMPLVRIVAEVGGLDLPVTELAALRPGDLLTGLASIDEWVTLRVGPRVIARATLLDIDGHLAARIETL; this comes from the coding sequence ATGATCGGCCTGCCCAGACTTGACTCGCACGAAGCGCGCCTGCTGCGGAAAGTGGGCGCGGGACTCCGGGTGGAGACGGGCGAGCACGCGCTTGCGCTCGGCTATCGCGACGCGGGCGGCGAGAGCGGCGTCACGCTGTGCGGCATGCTGGAGGGCGCACCTGTGCGGCTGTGGGTCGATGCGCGGCAATGGTGCGGCTGGCTGGCGCCGATGCTGAGCGTGGCGGACGTCTCTCAGATTCCCGAGGCGCTGCACCCGCTTCTCTGCGCATGGACGTTCGAGACGTTCGGTGAGGCGCTCACCGCTTCCGCGCACAGCGAGGCCGCCGTGCCCTGGCCGGTCGGCATCGATGCGCGCCGCGGCCGTGCCGGGCGACGCTGCGGCTGGTGGCTGGCGAGCACGTACGGCGAACGCCGCCTCGACGCGCGGGTGCTGGAGGCACCGCTCAACTGGCTCGAGGCGCTTGCCGATCGGCTGGCATCGGCCTCGGGCGATGCGCTTGCCGCCGGCGACGCGCGCGAGGCCGGCGAACCGCCTGCCGTCCCGCGCATCCGCGCCAGCCTCGTCGCGGGCTGGAGCGGCGTGCCCGGGACGGCCGCACAAAATCTGCGCGTGGGCGACGCGCTCGTGCTGCGCCGTGCATACGACGTTGCACAAGGCGAGTTCGCTCTCTTTTGTCCGGCACCGCTCGCACGCATTCGCCGGCGCGAAGCCGGCGCCTTTTCGATCGAGGAATGCATGAACGAATTCGACGACTGGCTCGATGTCGAGCCTGCGCCCGTGGCCGCGCCTGCGCCCGGGGACGAGCCCGGGCCGGCATCGGCACCCGCGGGCATGCCGCCCATGCCGCTCGTGCGGATAGTGGCAGAGGTCGGGGGCCTCGATCTGCCCGTCACCGAGCTCGCCGCGCTCCGGCCCGGCGACTTGCTGACGGGCTTGGCGAGCATCGACGAGTGGGTGACGCTGAGAGTCGGTCCACGCGTGATCGCGCGCGCCACGTTGCTCGACATCGACGGGCATCTGGCCGCGCGAATCGAGACGCTCTGA
- a CDS encoding EscN/YscN/HrcN family type III secretion system ATPase: MRLPDPSHLASLLAARMRACAAPARGRGPRVFGRVTEIGPTLVRASLPGAGLAELCRLLPSGVEAEVVALAGHSALLSPFAEPTGMRVGSLVEPLGKPHEVAVGPFLLGKVIDGLGRPLDGKAPPSHCEWRGLERAAPDPLTRPVIDTPLPLGVRAIDGLLTCGRGQRIGIFAAAGGGKSTLLSMICDGSTNADVIVLALIGERGREVREFLEHTLSAAARKRSVVVVSTSDRPALERLKAAYTATTIAEHFRDQGMDVLLMMDSLTRFARASREIGLAAGEKPAAGSYPPSFFARLPKLLERAGPAAKGSITGIYTVLVEGDNLNEPVADEVRSILDGHIVLSRKLAEGDHYPAIDVGASVSRVMSQVAGAEQVRLAGRLRRLMASYREIELLVRVGEYQAGHDPEADEALARKDAIRAFLCQPVREINDFDDTLSMLWKTVNGPL; the protein is encoded by the coding sequence ATGCGCCTGCCGGACCCATCGCACCTCGCCTCCCTGCTCGCCGCCCGTATGCGGGCCTGTGCCGCTCCCGCTCGCGGCAGGGGCCCGCGCGTGTTCGGCCGAGTCACCGAGATCGGCCCGACGCTCGTGCGTGCCTCGCTGCCCGGCGCCGGGCTCGCCGAGCTTTGCCGGCTGCTGCCCTCGGGTGTCGAAGCGGAAGTAGTCGCGCTCGCAGGGCATTCGGCGCTGCTCTCCCCGTTCGCCGAGCCGACCGGCATGCGCGTGGGCAGCCTCGTCGAGCCGCTCGGCAAACCCCACGAGGTGGCGGTCGGCCCGTTTCTGCTGGGCAAGGTCATCGACGGCCTGGGCCGGCCGCTCGACGGCAAAGCGCCGCCCAGCCACTGCGAATGGCGCGGGCTCGAGCGCGCGGCGCCCGACCCGCTCACGCGGCCTGTCATCGACACGCCGCTGCCGCTCGGCGTGCGGGCGATCGACGGCCTGCTCACCTGCGGGCGCGGACAGCGCATCGGCATCTTCGCGGCCGCGGGCGGCGGCAAGAGCACCTTGCTCAGCATGATCTGCGACGGCAGTACGAACGCCGATGTCATCGTGCTCGCACTGATCGGCGAGCGGGGCCGCGAGGTGCGCGAATTCCTCGAGCACACGCTGTCCGCAGCGGCGCGAAAGCGCAGTGTGGTGGTGGTCTCCACCTCCGACCGGCCGGCACTCGAGCGATTGAAAGCGGCCTACACGGCGACAACCATTGCCGAGCACTTTCGCGACCAGGGCATGGACGTTCTGCTGATGATGGACTCGCTCACCCGCTTCGCCCGCGCGAGCCGCGAGATCGGTCTGGCCGCGGGCGAGAAGCCGGCGGCGGGCAGCTATCCGCCGAGCTTCTTTGCGCGCCTGCCCAAGCTGCTCGAGCGGGCGGGACCGGCCGCCAAAGGCAGCATCACCGGGATCTATACGGTGCTCGTCGAGGGCGACAATCTGAATGAGCCCGTTGCCGACGAGGTTCGCTCGATTCTCGACGGCCACATCGTGCTCTCGCGCAAGCTCGCCGAGGGCGATCACTATCCCGCGATCGACGTCGGTGCAAGCGTGAGCCGCGTGATGTCGCAGGTGGCCGGGGCCGAGCAGGTCCGGCTTGCCGGGCGCCTGCGCCGCCTGATGGCGAGCTACCGCGAAATCGAGTTGCTCGTGCGTGTGGGCGAGTATCAGGCGGGCCACGATCCGGAGGCCGACGAGGCGCTCGCGCGCAAGGATGCGATTCGCGCCTTTCTCTGCCAGCCGGTCCGGGAAATCAACGACTTCGACGATACGCTTTCGATGCTATGGAAGACGGTGAACGGTCCACTATGA